One Mobula hypostoma chromosome X2, sMobHyp1.1, whole genome shotgun sequence genomic window carries:
- the ttc36 gene encoding tetratricopeptide repeat protein 36 has product MSSLKDQAVLQVIFNPNNPFGDDLWLEAEVELTDDDSRFDSVLVERAKDLELRGVSLAESGNIDAAVDLFDQAIAITPERASAYNNRAQALRLKGDTTGALSDLNKAVELSGGRGRTASQALVQRGLLHRLNQRDAEALQDFRQAAGMGNKFARKQVTLMNPYAALCNRMLAEMFNLRNPKPSPPPSL; this is encoded by the exons ATGAGCAGCCTTAAAGACCAGGCTGTGCTTCAGGTCATCTTCAACCCCAACAACCCATTTGGTGATGATCTCTGGCTAGAAGCAGAGGTCGAACTGACCGATGACG ATAGCAGGTTTGATTCGGTGCTGGTGGAACGGGCCAAGGACTTAGAACTCCGCGGAGTATCTCTGGCGGAGTCTGGGAATATTGATGCTGCGGTGGATTTATTTGATCAGGCCATCGCAATCACTCCCGAGCGAGCATCTGCTTACAACAATCGCGCCCAGGCTCTCCGCCTAAAGGGAGATACGACAG GGGCTCTGAGTGACTTGAACAAGGCAGTGGAGCTGAGTGGAGGCAGAGGGCGGACAGCCAGCCAGGCTTTGGTCCAGCGTGGACTtctccacagactcaaccagcgGGACGCAGAGGCTCTGCAAGACTTCCGACAGGCGGCCGGGATGGGTAATAAGTTCGCTAGGAAGCAAGTGACCCTCATGAACCCCTATGCAGCTCTATGCAACCGCATGCTGGCTGAGATGTTCAACCTCAGAAATCCcaagccctctccaccaccatCTCTGTGA